One Dehalococcoidia bacterium genomic window carries:
- the ilvN gene encoding acetolactate synthase small subunit codes for MTNASGTTKQTIVALVADRPGVLNRIASMFRRRNFNIESLAVGHSEQPDLSRMTFVVNTAPGSAEQVTKQLRKLIDVVKVSDITDEPMVAREMALIKVKATPTTRSEIIQFVEIFRADIVDVSPDSLVIEITGDEDKIDALVRLMRPFGLKEIMRTGRVAMPRGSASADAEDQDEELRYRANGGKPDGEK; via the coding sequence ATGACAAACGCAAGCGGAACCACCAAGCAGACCATTGTCGCGCTGGTCGCCGACCGGCCGGGCGTCCTCAACCGCATCGCCAGCATGTTCCGTCGCCGGAACTTCAACATCGAAAGCCTGGCGGTGGGGCATAGCGAGCAGCCGGACCTCTCGCGCATGACCTTCGTGGTAAATACCGCGCCGGGGAGCGCGGAGCAGGTCACGAAGCAACTGCGCAAGCTCATTGATGTGGTCAAGGTATCGGACATCACCGACGAGCCGATGGTGGCCCGGGAAATGGCCCTCATCAAGGTAAAGGCCACGCCCACGACCCGGAGCGAGATTATCCAGTTCGTGGAGATCTTCCGTGCGGACATCGTGGACGTGTCGCCGGACAGCCTGGTCATCGAGATTACGGGCGACGAGGACAAGATTGACGCACTAGTACGCCTGATGCGCCCGTTCGGCCTCAAGGAGATCATGCGGACGGGTCGCGTGGCCATGCCGCGGGGGTCGGCGAGCGCGGACGCCGAGGACCAAGACGAGGAGTTGCGCTACCGCGCCAACGGCGGGAAGCC